A genomic segment from Spongiibacter sp. IMCC21906 encodes:
- a CDS encoding DUF6491 family protein: protein MKTMFKLMSVAALCSLVACASGNAKLSFEEQLAKREYRQGEEVKEVHNYRINGWNYLDEKHVIFNAGPGRDYLLALKIRCIDLRSADTLGFTSTNTRLSRFDKVVVATETGDRSCPIDKIYELDKIE, encoded by the coding sequence ATGAAAACCATGTTTAAGTTAATGAGTGTCGCCGCGCTGTGTAGCTTGGTGGCTTGCGCGTCGGGTAATGCCAAGCTCAGTTTTGAAGAACAGCTTGCCAAACGGGAGTACCGCCAAGGCGAAGAGGTTAAAGAGGTGCATAACTATCGGATTAATGGTTGGAATTATCTGGATGAAAAACATGTGATTTTTAATGCCGGTCCCGGTAGAGATTATTTGCTTGCCCTCAAAATTCGCTGCATCGATTTGAGATCGGCGGATACCCTGGGGTTTACCTCAACAAATACTCGTTTGAGCCGTTTTGACAAAGTCGTGGTAGCCACAGAAACCGGTGACCGCAGCTGCCCCATTGATAAAATCTACGAGCTGGACAAAATTGAATAA
- the ectB gene encoding diaminobutyrate--2-oxoglutarate transaminase gives MTIFDQLESEVQSYARSFPVTFNRAKNEHLYDLDGKEYIDFLAGAGTLNYGHNNDVLKKALVEYIQEDGVTHGLDMHTAAKAEFLKAFNEIILAPRGLEYTFQFTGPTGTNAVEAAMKLARKVTGRNTIVSFTNGFHGVTLGSVAATGNSHHRGGAGVALGDINRMPFCGYHGRDVDSLKMMDKLLSDPSSGIDLPAAVLVETVQGEGGLNVATNEWLQGLEKLCKKHDILLIVDDIQAGCGRTGTYFSFEPAGIKPDIVTQSKSLSGYGLPFAIVLLRPDLDIWEPGEHNGTFRGNNHAFVTAAAAVRHFWSDDSFAKEVVEKSAIVNEHFKKIADRIGVTRLQLKGRGMMQGLSCQNGDIADAIAKACFERGLIIETCGSLGQVVKCFAPLTIKKEELVKGLEILSDSVNEVFKDEVSQAS, from the coding sequence ATGACTATCTTCGATCAACTTGAATCGGAAGTACAAAGTTACGCACGTTCGTTTCCCGTTACCTTTAACCGGGCTAAAAACGAGCATCTTTATGACTTGGACGGCAAGGAGTACATCGACTTCTTGGCAGGCGCTGGCACGTTAAATTACGGTCACAACAACGATGTGCTGAAAAAAGCCTTGGTTGAATATATTCAAGAAGACGGTGTTACCCACGGTTTGGATATGCACACCGCTGCAAAAGCGGAGTTCCTGAAGGCCTTTAATGAAATAATTTTAGCGCCTCGGGGCCTTGAGTATACGTTTCAGTTTACTGGCCCGACGGGTACCAATGCGGTTGAAGCGGCAATGAAATTGGCCCGTAAAGTAACAGGTCGGAATACTATTGTGTCCTTCACCAATGGTTTTCACGGAGTGACATTGGGCAGTGTTGCTGCCACAGGTAACAGTCATCACCGCGGTGGCGCAGGTGTTGCGCTGGGTGATATTAATCGCATGCCATTTTGTGGCTACCACGGCCGTGATGTGGACAGCTTGAAGATGATGGACAAGCTCTTGAGCGATCCTTCATCAGGCATCGATTTGCCTGCAGCAGTATTGGTTGAAACGGTTCAGGGTGAAGGTGGTCTAAATGTGGCGACCAACGAATGGTTGCAAGGCCTTGAAAAACTCTGCAAAAAACATGACATCTTATTGATTGTGGATGACATTCAAGCAGGTTGTGGCCGCACGGGTACCTACTTTAGTTTTGAGCCTGCGGGCATTAAGCCAGACATCGTTACCCAGTCTAAATCACTCAGTGGTTACGGTTTGCCTTTTGCCATCGTGTTGTTGCGTCCAGATTTGGATATTTGGGAACCCGGTGAGCACAACGGTACTTTCCGTGGTAATAACCACGCTTTTGTGACGGCTGCGGCTGCGGTGCGCCACTTCTGGAGTGATGACAGCTTTGCGAAAGAAGTGGTCGAAAAATCCGCCATTGTTAACGAGCATTTCAAGAAAATTGCTGACCGTATTGGTGTTACCCGACTGCAGCTTAAAGGTCGCGGCATGATGCAGGGCTTGTCTTGTCAGAATGGTGATATTGCGGATGCGATTGCCAAAGCCTGTTTTGAGCGCGGTCTAATTATTGAGACCTGCGGCAGTCTAGGCCAAGTAGTGAAATGCTTTGCTCCGTTAACCATTAAGAAGGAAGAGTTGGTTAAGGGTTTAGAAATTTTATCTGACAGTGTTAACGAAGTATTTAAAGACGAAGTAAGCCAGGCTTCTTAA
- a CDS encoding ectoine synthase, with protein MIVRTLAECENSERSVEGGNWKSVRMLLKDDKMGFSFNITTIRAGTETLIHYQNHLESVYCMSGNGEIETIADGKVYKIEAGTLYNLDQNDKHFLRGGTEDMMMVCVFNPPLSGREVHDENGVYPVDDAS; from the coding sequence ATGATTGTTAGAACTTTAGCGGAATGTGAAAACTCAGAGCGCAGCGTAGAAGGCGGCAACTGGAAAAGTGTTCGTATGTTGCTTAAAGATGACAAGATGGGCTTTTCTTTTAATATCACAACAATTCGCGCTGGTACAGAAACACTGATTCACTACCAAAACCATTTAGAGTCAGTGTATTGCATGTCAGGTAATGGCGAAATAGAAACCATTGCCGATGGCAAAGTTTACAAAATTGAAGCGGGTACACTCTACAACCTAGATCAGAACGACAAGCATTTCCTGCGTGGTGGTACTGAAGACATGATGATGGTTTGTGTTTTTAATCCACCACTGAGCGGTAGAGAAGTACATGACGAAAATGGCGTTTACCCAGTAGACGACGCGAGTTAA
- a CDS encoding bile acid:sodium symporter family protein: MIVKCFPIWVITAAISAKLFPAVFASLQTLIVPLLMLVMLGMGLTLKPKDFIELRQYKAAFATGILLQFSVMPIMALLIARLCQLDTELTAGLVLVGSVAGGTASNVMTLVAKGNVALSVSMTAMSTLASVAMTPLLMVWLLGSEVAVPALDILISLFKIILLPVALGVFISIFWDRGVKRIEAALPAISVLVIVLIIAIVVALNAQRFNDIAAWVFLATLLHNLSGLLLGYVSAYLLGFNKLVCRTIAIEVGMQNSGLATALALKFFGVGAALPGAIFSIWLNITGSLFASACVRIDHWQTTKPHIAQK; this comes from the coding sequence ATGATTGTAAAATGTTTCCCAATCTGGGTAATCACAGCGGCAATATCTGCCAAACTCTTTCCCGCTGTCTTTGCCAGCTTGCAAACACTGATTGTGCCGCTCTTGATGCTGGTAATGCTAGGCATGGGACTGACACTCAAGCCTAAAGACTTTATCGAGCTGCGCCAATACAAGGCCGCTTTTGCTACCGGCATTCTGCTGCAATTTAGCGTAATGCCGATAATGGCTCTGCTCATTGCGCGACTCTGCCAACTGGATACCGAACTCACCGCCGGACTGGTATTGGTCGGCAGCGTTGCCGGCGGCACAGCCTCAAATGTAATGACTCTAGTGGCAAAGGGAAATGTAGCGCTGTCGGTCTCAATGACCGCCATGTCGACCTTAGCCAGTGTCGCCATGACGCCGCTGCTAATGGTATGGCTACTTGGCTCAGAGGTAGCCGTTCCCGCACTGGATATACTAATAAGTTTATTTAAAATAATTTTATTACCAGTCGCTCTGGGCGTGTTTATCAGTATCTTCTGGGACCGTGGCGTAAAGCGAATCGAAGCTGCATTACCCGCTATCTCGGTACTGGTTATTGTGCTTATTATTGCCATTGTTGTAGCCCTCAATGCCCAACGCTTTAACGACATTGCCGCTTGGGTATTTCTGGCGACCTTGCTACATAATCTATCTGGCCTGCTTTTGGGCTATGTGTCAGCCTACCTACTTGGCTTTAATAAGCTTGTATGCAGAACCATAGCGATAGAAGTTGGCATGCAAAACTCCGGACTGGCCACCGCATTGGCACTCAAGTTTTTCGGTGTTGGCGCAGCCTTGCCCGGTGCTATTTTTAGCATTTGGCTCAACATCACCGGCTCGCTGTTTGCCTCTGCCTGCGTGCGTATTGATCACTGGCAAACAACAAAGCCTCACATTGCACAAAAATAA
- a CDS encoding PA4780 family RIO1-like protein kinase, with protein sequence MKIPKRLQPLVDDGLIDEVISRLMSGKEADIFIVRCGDHIRCAKVYKDAIKRSFKKAAQYQEGRKVRNARQARAMEKRSNYGRQQQEEIWQNAEIDALSRLANAGVRVPETFGCVDGVLLMELVTDDEGDVAPRLGDVTMSEQQALEDHALMMHYIMLMLCAGVVHGDLSEFNVLVDDYGPVVIDLPQAVNASANNNAQEMFARDVNNMRRYYGEFAPALLHTEYAKEMWALFEEGNLTPNSRLTGIFEDANVSADVDAVLEEIQAVMQEEQERQERIREADEDL encoded by the coding sequence GTGAAGATCCCTAAACGCCTACAGCCCCTTGTCGATGACGGTTTAATCGATGAAGTTATCAGCCGCCTTATGAGTGGCAAAGAAGCCGATATTTTCATTGTTCGCTGCGGTGACCATATCCGCTGCGCCAAAGTGTATAAAGATGCAATTAAACGCAGTTTTAAAAAAGCCGCGCAATACCAAGAAGGCCGCAAAGTTCGCAATGCTCGCCAAGCACGAGCCATGGAAAAACGCTCTAATTATGGCCGCCAGCAGCAGGAAGAAATTTGGCAGAATGCCGAAATCGATGCGCTATCGCGATTAGCGAATGCGGGGGTTCGGGTCCCGGAAACCTTCGGCTGTGTTGATGGCGTATTATTAATGGAGTTGGTCACTGACGATGAGGGAGATGTTGCACCCCGGCTCGGTGATGTCACCATGTCTGAACAACAAGCGCTTGAAGATCACGCGCTGATGATGCATTACATTATGCTCATGCTCTGTGCGGGAGTGGTACACGGCGACTTATCTGAATTTAACGTGCTGGTTGATGATTATGGTCCCGTGGTTATCGACTTGCCACAAGCGGTAAATGCCTCCGCTAATAACAATGCCCAAGAAATGTTTGCCCGGGATGTTAATAATATGCGCCGCTATTATGGCGAATTCGCTCCCGCTTTATTGCATACAGAATACGCTAAAGAAATGTGGGCCTTGTTTGAAGAAGGTAATTTAACACCCAACTCCAGGCTCACTGGTATTTTTGAAGATGCTAACGTCAGCGCCGATGTTGATGCCGTACTGGAAGAAATCCAAGCGGTGATGCAAGAGGAACAAGAACGGCAAGAGCGCATACGGGAAGCTGACGAGGATTTATAA
- a CDS encoding DUF2059 domain-containing protein, giving the protein MKKIMLLVLGFLISTASVAQESKRESVEELLRATQADSMIDSMYDQMDQMLANMGDQFGIKPSEQQLFDSYMKNIFDSMKEHMSWEKMKGPMIDIYLKHYTEKEIQDMLRFYKSESGRSMVNKMPAVIGDSIKLSQEMMQSFLPEIRSISEELKKELQEKRASQ; this is encoded by the coding sequence ATGAAAAAAATAATGCTGCTCGTTCTTGGATTTTTAATTTCAACAGCATCAGTCGCGCAAGAAAGCAAACGAGAAAGCGTGGAAGAACTTCTGCGCGCCACCCAAGCAGATTCAATGATTGATAGCATGTACGATCAGATGGACCAAATGCTAGCAAACATGGGAGACCAATTTGGCATCAAGCCTTCGGAGCAACAACTATTTGATTCTTATATGAAGAACATCTTCGACTCCATGAAAGAACATATGAGCTGGGAAAAGATGAAAGGCCCCATGATTGATATTTATCTAAAGCATTATACTGAGAAAGAAATCCAAGATATGTTACGTTTCTATAAATCTGAATCAGGCCGCTCTATGGTAAACAAAATGCCTGCCGTCATTGGAGATTCTATAAAATTATCACAAGAAATGATGCAGTCATTCCTTCCTGAAATTCGGTCTATTTCAGAAGAGCTGAAAAAAGAATTGCAGGAAAAGAGAGCCTCCCAATAA
- a CDS encoding sodium/proline symporter has protein sequence MITAWSFFAFLLIFVGIGLSSVFANKHHSSDYYLASNSVKPWLVGLSAVATNNSGYMFIGVIGYTYTVGLSAFWMMVGWIAGDFIASSFVHRRLRRMTSDTGEVSYIGVLSNWGGNKRIAYQRMAAIVSLTLLLAYAGAQLLAGSKALEVLFGWPSWMGAVAGAFLVALYCLAGGIRASIWTDAAQSIVMISAMAILLWVAVANLGGMGATVDQLQAVPDYMNWFPEDLAFPGLFGAVLFAVGWLFAGMSVVGQPHVMVRFMTLSDGDSMGRARFWYYTWFTAFYIMATSVGLLSKLYLPDIGSFDAELALPTMAQELLPPVMVGLILAGIFAATLSTADSLILSSSAAFTHDLLPQNVERPLLIKLATLFVTLFALAWALLSAQSVFAMVVMAWSGLASFFVPLLVVLIFGGRPGTILSLAMAFTGLLTALLWRYFDLHNMIYEGLPGMVSGVLCYLFFRGIGRVPAVAEKI, from the coding sequence ATGATCACCGCCTGGAGTTTTTTTGCCTTTTTGCTGATCTTTGTCGGTATTGGTTTGTCCTCCGTATTTGCCAATAAACACCATAGTAGCGACTACTACCTCGCCAGCAATTCGGTTAAACCTTGGTTGGTGGGACTTTCTGCGGTTGCCACTAATAACAGTGGTTATATGTTTATTGGTGTTATTGGTTACACCTATACGGTTGGCCTCTCGGCATTTTGGATGATGGTGGGCTGGATTGCCGGTGATTTTATCGCCTCGAGTTTTGTTCACCGACGCTTGCGTCGCATGACCAGTGATACCGGTGAGGTCAGTTATATTGGCGTGTTGAGCAACTGGGGCGGCAACAAGCGTATTGCCTATCAGCGCATGGCAGCGATTGTGTCTCTCACTTTGTTGCTGGCTTATGCCGGTGCACAGCTACTCGCGGGTAGTAAAGCACTGGAAGTGTTGTTTGGCTGGCCTAGCTGGATGGGTGCGGTAGCAGGCGCATTTCTGGTTGCGTTGTATTGTTTAGCAGGCGGCATACGTGCATCTATCTGGACCGACGCTGCCCAGTCCATTGTGATGATTAGTGCTATGGCAATATTGCTGTGGGTAGCGGTAGCCAACTTGGGTGGCATGGGTGCCACAGTCGATCAGCTTCAAGCGGTGCCCGATTACATGAACTGGTTCCCCGAAGATCTGGCGTTTCCCGGATTGTTTGGCGCGGTTTTATTTGCGGTGGGTTGGTTATTTGCGGGTATGTCAGTAGTGGGACAACCCCACGTGATGGTGCGGTTTATGACCTTGTCCGACGGCGACAGCATGGGTCGGGCACGGTTTTGGTATTACACTTGGTTTACCGCGTTTTATATTATGGCGACCAGCGTGGGTTTGTTATCAAAGCTCTATTTGCCAGATATTGGTAGTTTTGACGCGGAGTTGGCGTTGCCGACCATGGCCCAAGAGCTGTTGCCGCCGGTAATGGTAGGTTTGATTCTGGCAGGTATTTTTGCAGCGACGCTTTCAACCGCAGATTCCTTAATTCTTAGTTCTTCAGCGGCATTTACTCACGACCTTCTACCTCAGAATGTTGAGCGGCCTTTGCTGATAAAATTGGCAACCTTGTTTGTGACCTTGTTTGCGTTGGCGTGGGCTTTGCTGAGTGCGCAAAGTGTATTTGCCATGGTCGTTATGGCGTGGTCGGGTTTGGCCAGCTTCTTTGTGCCGCTATTGGTCGTGCTGATTTTTGGTGGTCGTCCCGGCACTATACTAAGTTTGGCAATGGCGTTTACCGGACTATTAACGGCCCTGTTGTGGCGCTATTTTGATCTGCATAATATGATTTATGAAGGCTTGCCAGGTATGGTCTCGGGTGTGCTTTGCTATTTGTTTTTTCGGGGTATTGGCAGAGTGCCAGCGGTGGCAGAGAAAATTTAA
- a CDS encoding aspartate kinase, translated as MTHSVEKIGGTSMSDYTAVRDNVILGGSHSEDPYGRIFVVSAYGGVTNLLLENKSNGHPGVYALFAEEDDGALWRDALKDVDKYLREINRALFGKEDELKEANEFIDGRLKEAERCMDNLHKLCQHGHFGLEDHLLTVREMLASIGEVHSAWNTAKLLKRDGINARFVDLSGWRMEVAVPLDEHIAQELAGINLERELPIVTGYAYCKEGLMATFDRGYSEMTFSRMAVISRAAEAVIHKEYHLSSADPRLVGADKVVPIGRTNYDVADQLANLGMEAIHPRAAKGLRQDDIPLRVKNTFEPEHSGTLITCGYTSESPCVEIIAGRKQVYALEVFDQDMVGSLWQYEQKVLNHIQRFKGTVITKDINANTITHYLGASLKTVKRIVKAVSEDFPSAEVSTRKVAIVSAIGSDMKVPGMLAKTVSALASADISILAMHQSMRQVDMQFVINEDDYEQAVANLHRCLVEVHDHGDAICAA; from the coding sequence ATGACACATAGTGTCGAAAAAATCGGTGGAACATCCATGAGTGACTATACCGCTGTGCGGGATAACGTCATTCTTGGTGGTAGTCATTCTGAAGACCCCTACGGCCGCATCTTTGTGGTATCTGCTTACGGTGGAGTGACAAACTTATTGCTGGAAAATAAAAGCAATGGTCACCCTGGTGTGTATGCCCTGTTTGCCGAAGAAGACGATGGTGCGTTGTGGCGGGATGCCTTAAAAGATGTAGATAAATATCTGCGGGAAATTAACCGCGCTCTGTTCGGCAAGGAAGATGAATTAAAAGAAGCCAACGAATTTATCGACGGTCGCTTGAAGGAAGCCGAGCGCTGCATGGATAATCTGCACAAGCTTTGCCAGCATGGTCACTTTGGCCTGGAAGATCATCTTCTTACTGTACGTGAAATGCTGGCCAGTATTGGCGAGGTACATAGCGCGTGGAATACTGCAAAACTGCTTAAGCGCGATGGTATCAACGCTCGCTTTGTTGACTTGTCTGGCTGGCGAATGGAAGTCGCGGTACCATTAGATGAGCATATCGCGCAAGAGCTTGCCGGTATTAATTTAGAGCGCGAGTTGCCTATCGTAACGGGTTATGCCTACTGCAAAGAAGGCTTGATGGCCACATTTGATCGCGGTTATAGCGAAATGACCTTTAGTCGGATGGCGGTTATCAGCCGCGCTGCCGAGGCGGTTATTCATAAGGAATATCATCTTAGTAGTGCTGACCCTCGTTTAGTGGGTGCCGACAAAGTGGTGCCGATTGGTCGTACTAATTATGACGTTGCCGATCAATTAGCTAATCTTGGTATGGAAGCGATTCATCCTCGTGCGGCAAAAGGCCTCCGTCAGGACGATATTCCTCTGCGTGTGAAAAATACGTTTGAACCTGAGCACAGCGGTACCTTGATTACCTGTGGCTATACCAGCGAAAGTCCTTGTGTGGAAATTATTGCTGGTCGCAAGCAGGTTTATGCCTTAGAGGTATTTGATCAGGATATGGTGGGGAGTCTTTGGCAGTATGAGCAGAAGGTGCTCAATCACATTCAGCGCTTTAAAGGCACGGTGATTACCAAAGATATTAATGCCAACACCATTACTCATTACCTGGGTGCTAGTCTGAAAACAGTTAAGCGCATTGTTAAAGCGGTAAGTGAAGACTTTCCTAGCGCGGAAGTCAGCACTCGTAAAGTGGCGATTGTCTCTGCTATTGGTAGTGATATGAAGGTGCCCGGTATGCTGGCCAAAACGGTGTCTGCTCTCGCCTCTGCCGATATCAGTATTTTGGCTATGCATCAATCCATGCGCCAAGTCGATATGCAGTTTGTTATCAATGAAGATGACTACGAGCAAGCTGTGGCAAATCTGCACCGTTGTCTGGTCGAGGTCCATGACCATGGTGACGCAATATGCGCCGCATAG
- a CDS encoding methylated-DNA--[protein]-cysteine S-methyltransferase, with translation MSNSVQDYQRVADAIGFLVNHRQQQPSLAELASHCGLSPQHFQRLFSRWAGISPKRFLQLLTVERAKQLLDDHHVLGLSDELGLSSGSRLYDHFVQLEAASPGEFKSGGLGLTIEYAVQVSPFGEVFIARSPRGICSLQFLDAGGEAAALQALATQWPKALIYHNPTIGADDVAAIFASGVAAGKPISLHVRGTNFQVSVWRALLRIPPSHFASYGQIATALDKPRASRAVGTAVGANPIAMLIPCHRVIQQSGALGGYRWGLNRKQAIHVWEAARGDGERSLSA, from the coding sequence ATGTCTAATTCTGTTCAAGACTATCAGCGGGTTGCCGACGCCATCGGTTTTCTCGTTAACCATCGTCAGCAGCAACCTTCGCTAGCGGAATTGGCGAGCCATTGTGGTTTGAGTCCTCAGCATTTTCAGCGATTGTTTAGTCGCTGGGCGGGCATCAGTCCGAAGCGTTTTTTGCAGCTATTAACAGTGGAGCGCGCCAAGCAGTTGCTTGATGACCATCATGTTTTGGGGCTATCGGATGAGCTGGGTTTAAGCAGCGGTTCTCGGTTATACGACCACTTTGTACAGCTTGAGGCAGCAAGCCCCGGCGAGTTCAAGTCGGGTGGGCTGGGTTTGACTATTGAGTACGCAGTACAGGTCAGCCCCTTTGGCGAGGTATTTATTGCTCGTAGCCCTCGGGGTATTTGTAGTCTGCAATTTTTAGATGCTGGCGGAGAGGCTGCGGCCTTGCAGGCGCTGGCGACCCAATGGCCCAAAGCGCTTATTTACCATAATCCAACAATAGGGGCTGATGATGTGGCGGCGATTTTTGCCTCTGGAGTGGCTGCGGGGAAACCTATCTCGTTACATGTTCGCGGCACCAATTTTCAGGTGAGTGTGTGGCGGGCGCTGCTGCGTATTCCACCCTCTCATTTTGCCAGTTACGGGCAAATTGCCACGGCGCTGGATAAGCCTCGAGCTTCGAGAGCGGTAGGTACGGCAGTGGGTGCAAACCCGATAGCAATGCTCATTCCCTGCCACCGGGTGATCCAGCAAAGCGGCGCTTTGGGCGGCTACCGCTGGGGCTTAAACAGAAAGCAAGCTATCCATGTCTGGGAAGCAGCTAGAGGAGATGGCGAGCGCTCACTCTCTGCTTAA
- a CDS encoding glutamine synthetase III: MSVNPGRAAAISTINQREPMPLTMTQPLNKIWASDVFNLASMEEALSKNAFKAMKNTVQTGAALDPATADVVAAAMKEWAMAKGAKFFSHIFYPMTNATAEKHDGFIITNPDGAAITEFTGSLLIKGEPDGSSFPNGSLRMTNAARGYTAWDPTSPAYIMHTANGATLMIPSVFMSWTGEALDKKIPLLRSNAAMNKAGQRVLALMGEDDIAPLNSSCGAEQEYFLIDTAFANARPDLLLTGRSLIGAPSPKGQEFDDHYFGAIPARVQLYMQDLEDKLYKLGIPAKTHHNEVAPGQFEIAPYFEAANVAADHQQQLMTLLKSTAKEHGFVCLLHEKPFKGVNGSGKHVNWSVGNSTQGNLLDPGSTPNENLNFLLFCGAVIRGVHLFGPLLRAVIASASNDHRLGANEAPPAILSVYLGDQLERLFNDIKTGKLEASEKGGYMDLGLSQILKFERDPGDRNRTSPFAFTGNRFEFRAVGSSASVHGPLVAMNTMLADSLNWVADALETALASSESKTAAVITVLKELMELHGNVVFGGDGYSSEWHKSAVEERGLKNLPTTADALPELCSEEVIKLFSDAGVFTPVELQSRYEVYSEQYILSIEVEAKLITDMAKTIIYPAAMGYLSDISETSLSLKEIGVSISNTSAQKIAGLLESMMDVTTKLEAALNKHDFADTNEHMQYLAYDVRALMDDVREHADALEGEVSDEVWPLPKYREMLFIK; the protein is encoded by the coding sequence ATGAGTGTCAATCCCGGCCGAGCTGCCGCTATATCAACGATCAACCAACGCGAGCCTATGCCGCTGACCATGACGCAGCCGCTGAATAAAATCTGGGCCAGTGACGTGTTTAACCTCGCCTCCATGGAAGAGGCCTTATCAAAAAATGCCTTCAAGGCAATGAAAAACACGGTGCAAACGGGAGCGGCTTTAGACCCCGCCACCGCTGATGTGGTCGCGGCTGCCATGAAAGAATGGGCAATGGCCAAAGGCGCCAAGTTTTTCTCCCATATTTTTTACCCCATGACCAATGCCACCGCCGAGAAGCACGACGGCTTTATTATCACCAATCCCGACGGCGCAGCCATTACCGAATTCACCGGTAGTCTGCTGATTAAGGGCGAGCCTGACGGTTCCTCCTTCCCTAATGGCAGCCTGCGGATGACCAACGCCGCCAGAGGCTACACCGCCTGGGATCCCACTAGCCCTGCCTACATCATGCATACCGCCAACGGCGCTACGCTGATGATCCCCAGCGTGTTTATGTCGTGGACAGGAGAAGCACTGGATAAGAAAATTCCATTGCTACGTTCCAACGCTGCCATGAACAAAGCCGGGCAGCGCGTGCTGGCCTTAATGGGCGAAGACGATATTGCGCCCCTAAATTCCAGCTGCGGTGCCGAGCAGGAATATTTTTTGATCGACACGGCATTCGCCAATGCCAGACCCGATTTGCTGCTGACTGGCCGCAGTTTGATTGGCGCGCCATCACCTAAAGGGCAAGAATTTGACGATCATTACTTTGGCGCAATTCCGGCTAGAGTCCAGCTGTATATGCAAGATTTGGAAGACAAGCTCTACAAGCTGGGGATTCCCGCCAAAACCCATCACAACGAAGTTGCGCCAGGACAGTTCGAAATTGCGCCCTATTTTGAGGCAGCCAACGTTGCCGCAGATCATCAACAGCAATTAATGACACTGTTAAAAAGCACCGCCAAAGAGCATGGCTTTGTCTGCCTACTGCACGAAAAGCCCTTTAAAGGCGTGAACGGCTCAGGAAAACACGTGAACTGGTCCGTGGGCAACAGCACTCAAGGCAACCTGCTAGATCCCGGCAGCACTCCCAACGAGAACCTGAATTTTCTGCTCTTTTGTGGTGCAGTAATTCGAGGGGTGCACCTTTTTGGCCCGCTGCTCAGGGCGGTTATCGCCTCAGCATCAAACGACCATCGCTTGGGTGCCAACGAAGCCCCGCCAGCAATTTTGTCTGTCTACCTTGGCGACCAACTGGAACGGCTCTTTAACGACATTAAAACCGGCAAACTCGAAGCCTCCGAAAAAGGGGGCTATATGGATTTAGGATTATCACAAATCCTAAAATTTGAACGAGATCCAGGTGATCGCAACCGCACTTCGCCCTTTGCTTTTACCGGCAACCGTTTTGAGTTCCGTGCAGTGGGGTCATCCGCCTCGGTACACGGCCCACTTGTTGCCATGAACACCATGCTCGCCGACTCGCTCAACTGGGTGGCCGACGCACTGGAAACAGCACTGGCCAGCAGCGAAAGCAAAACCGCTGCTGTTATTACCGTGCTAAAAGAATTGATGGAACTTCACGGCAATGTGGTTTTTGGTGGCGACGGTTACTCATCAGAATGGCATAAGTCGGCCGTAGAAGAACGCGGCCTGAAAAACCTGCCAACCACCGCCGATGCGCTGCCAGAACTGTGCAGCGAAGAAGTCATCAAGCTATTTTCAGACGCCGGTGTATTCACCCCCGTAGAGCTTCAAAGCCGCTACGAGGTGTATTCTGAGCAATATATATTGTCGATAGAAGTGGAGGCCAAATTGATCACTGACATGGCTAAAACAATAATCTATCCCGCTGCCATGGGCTATTTATCTGACATTAGCGAAACCAGCCTGTCACTCAAAGAAATTGGCGTCAGCATCAGCAATACCAGCGCCCAAAAAATCGCCGGTTTACTAGAGAGCATGATGGACGTCACGACCAAGCTGGAAGCGGCACTGAACAAGCACGACTTCGCTGACACTAACGAGCATATGCAGTACCTCGCCTATGACGTGCGTGCCCTGATGGATGACGTACGGGAACACGCCGACGCGCTGGAAGGGGAGGTGTCAGACGAGGTTTGGCCATTACCTAAATACCGCGAGATGCTGTTTATCAAATAA